In the genome of Myripristis murdjan chromosome 21, fMyrMur1.1, whole genome shotgun sequence, the window CAATGAGGACGCTCCTCACGAGCCAGACGGGGTGGCCTTGGTGTGGAACATGAAGTACAAGAAGACCACGCCGGAGTACGTCTTCCACTGTCAGGTACCCAAAAGTGTCTATACTGCTCAAACTcgccctctccctttctccccatCCTCCCTTCTTCCTCACGGGTGGCTCCCTCCTTGACAAGTGTGGAACACCGCCAACCATTCCCTGCACGCTCACCCTCattccctcttctccttcctcctcttgctcccAAACCTTTCAGCCTTCATCCATGTTGTGAGTTCACCGAGCTGGCATCCACCTCCACCACATCTATTCACAAACACATGTTAGTGAGGCGCCGGAGAAGACCTGTGGTGCAGGAGTTGACTGGAATCCGAGCACTGCAGAAGGATTAAGTGTACGGGGCTGGAGTAGTTATCATGTGCATCTAAACAAGGGCCCTGTGTTCAAACGAGCAAGCAGGGAGAGCAATACAGCTCCTCCGCCGGCCAGCCTTATTATACTGCCTGCCCCGAGGGTCCTAGACCAAGACAAGTTGAGTAGAACCACATGTCGCTGCCTCTAGAGCGGATGTAGACGCAGGCACATTGCTCAGATGAATTAAACTGAACAGAAGTGTGAACGCATTTTTCTCCATGCCTCCAAGTGGGCTTGAAATGAGATTTTCCTCACCCATGTGTcataatttttttgtgtgtgtgaggggagagaaaaaagtccCCTTATAAAGACAACTGAGAGCGCATGTTAAGGTAAGATTTAGATAGGCAGTGCTGTGGAGGTGCATGTAGGCCACCTAAAGACCAAGCCTCAAGTCATAATAAACTTGCACGAATAATGTCAGCATAATCCATAAATGATATATCCTGTTGAACAGCCTCCAAGCTTGTTCTGTTTGCGCTGTCAGTACTGAAGCATGAGTCATGGAAAACACAAGAGTggtaaaactaaatgaaaacaagcagCATGATCTGCGGCAGCCTGACATATTGCTGCATTATTATGAATACCCAGGTCTGTGTATTAGGTTATTTCTAGAGAGTTTAAAATGGTGTGTTGCTGTCTTGTGGTGTTCTTTCATCGGATGTGACACAGTGCTACAGTACCAGAGACCTGTTACTTGGCTGACTAACTTCCAATGtgtactttttcactttttcatcacTGGATCCACTCAACATGCCCCCCCacccttctcttttttctgacAGTCGGCTGTTATGTCTGCTGCATTTGCCAAGTTCCACCCTaatgtggtggtggggggcacGTATTCTGGGCAGATAGTCCTGTGGGACAACAGGAGCAACAAGAGGACCCCCGTGCAAAGGACTCCcctgtcagcagcagcacatacgGTACAGTAAGAAACCGATACAGTACACTCAGTGCACTTTATGGTAATACAGCACAGGAGTAATCATACTCCCTCGATCTTTCAACAGCACCCAGTGTATTGTGTGAATGTGGTTGGCACCCAAAATGCCCATAACCTGATCAGCATCTCCACTGACGGCAAGATGTGCTCCTGGAGCCTGGACATGCTGTCTCAGCCGCaggtaaagaaaaataaataaataaataagtgtatatagatatagatatatatacatatacatatagatagatagatagatagatagatagatagatagatagatagatagatagagatatagttgttcagacagacagtttgttttcatatttcataatcCATATAATTACTCAGTGTAAAAGTCTATGCCGGCAAACcaccataataataaaatcctgTTTTAACAATATATATGACTTTTGAAACATATTTGACCTTAGTTTTCATGTTGTACATACTTTTCAACTCTCTAGTTTTCACATTCCACACACTTCCCGTCTCGCCCATTCATGCTAAATCTCAAACATTTAGGCTAGACCCGTTCATTTCAGCCTTTCAGTTTGGTATTTCCCCCGGCAATAACCTTTTTTTGTGCAACTCATTTTTCAATTTCAAGGAAATTAACTTTGCTAGCTGTGTCATTTCATCTGTGCTGCCAAGACCTCAATGTCAGACGCTAATATTTTATAAAGTGCTAGTTGAATTTAGATTATGCATTAATAAACTGTCAAGTGATTTTTATAGGTTGTGTTTGGCGTGCTGTGTGTTAACATAAAGGCTAAGCAGGGAGCTTGTTATGGATGTTGTTCCATGCTCCCACCCCTCTGCAGGACAGCATGGAGCTGGTGTTCAAGCAGTCCAAAGCTGTAGCAGTCACCTCCATGTCTTTCCCCCTTGGAGATGTCAACAACTTTGTGGTGGGCAGCGAGGACGGCTCTGTCTACATGTCATGTCGTCATGGAAGGTGTGTTCACAAGCAACCTGCGGTCCCCAGCGTCCCCACTGGACGCCGCCAGGAAACTGAGGCGGCTTGTTAGGCCCTCCTAGAACCGTGTGTCAAATAAATATAGCCCACTCACTTCCCAATGCAATGCAAATCCAACACTTGATCTCCTGCTGTTTGAGGTTTCACTCCTGCCCAttcatcctgtttttcttttctgcttgtCAGTTGTGTTTGTAAAGGTCGTTCAACATAAACAGGGCACACATGCAGGggaaacaaatcattttttccctgtctttttttttcttttgaggatTTCTCTCTTGGTGAGAGAGTTTGTTTACAGTTGGCCATCCCAGGGAGAATTAAACTGCAGTTTGCGCCACAATGCTCTCATTTGAGAGAGTGGGGCTGTGCTGAACACATGCTGAATGGTCCACTGGTAAGGCAACAGGGAAACATGGCTTGAATCAGTGCAGCCGGTGAGTGGCAGGTTTGCCTGAGGCTGAGCACTGATGTCCTGCAGTATGCCCAGAGACCACAGAGAGGGGATAGTTGCTAGGTTTTGCGTAGCCGAATCACCTCTGTAATTGGGGAATCATTTTCCACCTCATTTACAATGGTATGATACTCTCATCGCAGTTAATAACGCATAAGCATCACTCATGCTGAGTATTTACCTCTCTGTGTTAATTATCAGAGCCTTAGTCTGGTAACAGCTCTGCAACATGTGGTTGAGAGGTTTTCGGCACTCTTTTACCACCTTCCTGATAATCACATTATACAGGTAAATGATTAATGTGAACATGTCCAGCAGAGGTCCATCAGTGCCTGTCGCTTTCATGGTTAATGTTATGCtcaagtaatttaaaaaaaaaaatatgtcaaaattaTATTGTTTAATATGTGTGCTTTGGATTTGTGCTCAGTCTGTAACAGATGTTTGTTCCACATCCTGCACTGTATAGTGTATTCTAATATGGTTACGGTGACGGTTGTTACTCAACATGTGGACCTGGTCCTGCACCAGTGAAATTTAGCGTTTAAGAGGCTATCTATGATTGTATATGGTGTATGGTGACTCCCTGCTTATCCTCTGTGTGGTCCACAGCAAAGCGGGCATCAGTGAGATGTTTGAGGGCCACCATGGACCCATCACAGGAATTCACTGCCACACAGCTGCAGGGCCCCTGGACTTCTCCCACCTGTTTGTCACCTCCTCTTTTGACTGGACTGTCAAGCTGTGGAGCACCAAGGTATGAGCCAGTTCTGGCATAAAAAATTCAGAGAGgaaagtgttttgtgtgtagaAATAATAGTTTAACTCATTTTGTGTATttcgtgtatatatatattacccATACCATAATTATATTATCAAACACAGTTTATTATGGCTAAGGATAAAAATAAtggttttcatgattttttgcAATTAATTTAAACGGGTCTTTATTGAATCCCTTGGAGTTTGAATACAGAGTCCTCACACACAGAACAGTTAATGCACTACACCCTGACTGACCGACACCAGCTCCTCTAATTTATATGAGGCAAATGTGCTGAATAGAGGATATCTGGTTCAGATGCTGCAGATGTGCCTGACTGAAGAGATTTTAGAAACTGCTAAGTGGGGGAGCCAATCAAGACTGTGTCCAGTAAAATATAGTAAAATATACtgcctgcaaaaaaaatgtggattttggaaactttttgacaaaattttgaaaatgtcctgATAATATATCTTTTGTTACATGTACATAATCAATTCCAGACCAGATCAGGTCTTCAGGTAAATCATGGCATTTTGTTAGccttgatttaaaataaagaaataaataaaatactcatAAATAACATGGTTCCTAAATATTCACCAAATATAGTATTGACTAACCATCGTGTTCATGTTATGTTCACCTCccctgcagaataaaacagaacaatgaGCTTAAATAAGATCTTAAACTTCAATAAGATCTCTGAATCTGAAGGGTGGAAAAAACATTATGTTGACACAGGTCGTCGaaatcaacattttagtcaCAGAAGGTCATGGAAAACGTCTGATGTAGTGTGGGAGCCCTGAGTaataattttctttaatttttgtcCCCCAAAATACTCCTGCAGAATAACAAGCCGCTGTACTCATTTGAAGATAACTCAGATTACGTGTATGATGTCATGTGGTCCCCGACTCATCCTGCCCTGTTTGCTTGTGTGGATGGAGTCGGCCATCTTGACCTGTGGAACCTCAACAATGACACTGAGGTACTACATCAACAATACATCAacaataaatgtgattttgtgtCTATGAGTTTTCTATTATCTCTTAGAAGAATCAAGACAACCTCTTTCAAATCTCATTCAGagattacattttctttttttggtttggtttggttgttttttgtttttgcgtTTAGCAGAGCGTTTTCCAATTCCTCAGCTGTTTTGTAACCCAACTGATGTTGTGTTGTTTAGGTGCCCACAGCCAGCATCACAGTAGAGGGTAACCCAGCCCTCAACAGGGTCAGATGGGCTCATTCTGGCCGAGAGATCGCTGTGGGAGACTCTGATGGACAAGTTATTGTCTATGATGTTGGAGAGGTGAGCGGAGCACAGCTATACTTCACTGTTTTTACCGAGTGTATTGTCcatttgatttttaatattttgacagTAATCACTTTGACAGTTCATTGAGCCAGTTTAATTTCATACATGACTCTTGCATACTTGAAGACTTACTACtacattcttgaaaaaaaatgctcaggATGGTTGTGGGCATTTGAGCTTTTCTACGGGGCTCTTGTTCTGTAGTAGCCCAGACTTACCCCAGTCTACATGGACAACAATCAAACTGTTGTGAAAGCCCAGCTCTCTGCAGAGCAGTATGTATGTAAGATAGCCACTGGCTATTAAGCTACAGATAGACAGAGCAGGTCTATCCATGATCTCTGCAAGCGCGGGGGTTAGCTCTCAGTGACACTTGTGAGATTGCCTGTGATCTCGTGCCCCTGCAGACGTCTGTGTTTGGAAGTTGAGTCATATCTCTGTTgcttccctcccctctcccccagCAAATTGCGGTTCCACGGAACGATGAGTGGACCCGTTTTGTTCGCACGCTGGCAGAGATCAAC includes:
- the dync1i2a gene encoding dynein, cytoplasmic 1, intermediate chain 2a isoform X1, with amino-acid sequence MSDKSELKAELERKKQRLAQIREEKKRKEEERKKKEADQKKDVAPLQDDSDLEKKRREAEALLQSMGITPDVPVVPPPMSPTSKSVGTPSEAGSQDSDGAVGPRRGPVKLGMAKITHVDFPPRETVSYTKETQTPVMTQQKEEEEEEEEIAPAEPVLETQTEKPVQKEEEEAPPHELTEEEKLQILHSDEFMTFFDHSTRIIERALSEHVDVFFDYSGRDLEEKEGEIQAGAKLSLNRHFMDERWSKHRVVTCLDWSPQYPELLVASYNNNEDAPHEPDGVALVWNMKYKKTTPEYVFHCQSAVMSAAFAKFHPNVVVGGTYSGQIVLWDNRSNKRTPVQRTPLSAAAHTHPVYCVNVVGTQNAHNLISISTDGKMCSWSLDMLSQPQDSMELVFKQSKAVAVTSMSFPLGDVNNFVVGSEDGSVYMSCRHGSKAGISEMFEGHHGPITGIHCHTAAGPLDFSHLFVTSSFDWTVKLWSTKNNKPLYSFEDNSDYVYDVMWSPTHPALFACVDGVGHLDLWNLNNDTEVPTASITVEGNPALNRVRWAHSGREIAVGDSDGQVIVYDVGEQIAVPRNDEWTRFVRTLAEINENRDDAEELAAQRLSA
- the dync1i2a gene encoding dynein, cytoplasmic 1, intermediate chain 2a isoform X2, which codes for MSDKSELKAELERKKQRLAQIREEKKRKEEERKKKEADQKKDVAPLQDDSDLEKKRREAEALLQSMGITPDVPVVPPPMSPTSKSVGTPSEAGSQDSDGAVGPRTLHWDSDPSTLQLHSDSELGRGPVKLGMAKITHVDFPPRETVSYTKETQTPVMTQQKEEEEEEEEIAPAEPVLETQTEKPVQKEEEEAPPHELTEEEKLQILHSDEFMTFFDHSTRIIERALSEHVDVFFDYSGRDLEEKEGEIQAGAKLSLNRHFMDERWSKHRVVTCLDWSPQYPELLVASYNNNEDAPHEPDGVALVWNMKYKKTTPEYVFHCQSAVMSAAFAKFHPNVVVGGTYSGQIVLWDNRSNKRTPVQRTPLSAAAHTHPVYCVNVVGTQNAHNLISISTDGKMCSWSLDMLSQPQDSMELVFKQSKAVAVTSMSFPLGDVNNFVVGSEDGSVYMSCRHGSKAGISEMFEGHHGPITGIHCHTAAGPLDFSHLFVTSSFDWTVKLWSTKNNKPLYSFEDNSDYVYDVMWSPTHPALFACVDGVGHLDLWNLNNDTEVPTASITVEGNPALNRVRWAHSGREIAVGDSDGQVIVYDVGEQIAVPRNDEWTRFVRTLAEINENRDDAEELAAQRLSA